A part of Melittangium boletus DSM 14713 genomic DNA contains:
- a CDS encoding DUF6310 domain-containing protein, with the protein MPELRHERVLALARGFDFNVGVRSATHKAALLKQDPTLKVVIMDWC; encoded by the coding sequence GTGCCGGAGCTACGGCATGAGCGCGTCCTCGCTCTGGCCCGCGGATTTGACTTCAATGTCGGTGTGCGCAGTGCAACGCATAAAGCTGCCCTGCTCAAGCAAGACCCCACCCTCAAAGTTGTCATCATGGATTGGTGCTGA
- a CDS encoding AbfB domain-containing protein: protein MTRLPGFTRRGSAVSRLLSLFCGLLSLQGAQAAWTLKAPPLSTQWTSQVSPTNALPEYPRPQMVRTDWLNLNGEWQFGNATAGQTPPFGQNLAESVLVPFPIESGLSGIKRHQERMWYRRTFTVPSTWSGRRVQLHFGAVDWEASVYVNRQLVGTHQGGYDAFSFDITGNLNGGTNEIIVGVYDATDASGQAVGKQTNNPQGIEYTPASGIWQTVWLEPTPAARITRLDMTPDVAGGALRLTVQGAGVAGQTVEAVAFDGATQVASVTGAVGSEIRLPVPNAKLWSPDSPFLYDLRVSLKSGATVVDQVTSYFGMRSVGLKLVGGVLRPVLNGQFVFQVGTLDQGYWPDGVYTAPTDAALKFDIQKHKDLGFNLIRKHIKVEPQRWFYWADKLGILVWQDMPCMDSGRTPTTAARTQFELEMREMIDEHRNSPSVIAWVIQNEGWGQYDQARLASLAKGWDPSRLVDNMSGINCCGAVDGGNGDFADWHVYVGPGSPPASATRAAVLGEFGGLGLKIDGHWWSPNGQVFVYEMMPDSATLTSRYVGLVHGLQTLMNRPGLNASVYTEITDVEGELNGFFTYDRAILKVDAAQVRTAHLNLIAASKALNSQGLLGSGAHRSLQVMSPGYTHRYLRHIESLGVTEAVDGSANATLKQDTTFRIVPGLADSACYSFEPRNFPGSYLRHFNSRIRRDPRDGSAQFDQDATFCARAALDGSATGVSFESKNKPGFYLRHRNSEAWVDALENTPGFRQDATWGIASPWWRSEANAPQGTYQSLQVTTAGYTNRYLRHLDSLGFTEVVDGGSTVVLKQDATFKLVPGLSESSCYSFESRNYPGQYLRHSNSRVRKDVRDGSTLFDQDATFCARPGLNGGGVSFESYNFPGKYLRHYAAEVWLASGFGLNWDSAGGFNADATWNVAAPWAP, encoded by the coding sequence ATGACCCGACTCCCTGGCTTCACACGGAGGGGCAGTGCCGTCTCGCGGCTGCTGTCCCTGTTCTGTGGCCTGTTGTCGCTCCAAGGCGCACAGGCGGCCTGGACGCTCAAGGCCCCGCCCCTGTCCACCCAATGGACCTCGCAGGTGTCGCCCACGAATGCGCTGCCGGAGTATCCCCGGCCGCAGATGGTGCGCACCGACTGGCTCAACCTCAATGGCGAGTGGCAGTTCGGCAACGCCACCGCGGGCCAGACGCCGCCCTTCGGGCAGAACCTCGCCGAGAGCGTGCTCGTCCCCTTCCCCATCGAGTCGGGCCTGTCCGGCATCAAGCGCCACCAGGAGCGCATGTGGTACCGCCGCACCTTCACCGTGCCCTCCACGTGGAGCGGCCGCCGGGTGCAGCTCCACTTCGGCGCCGTGGACTGGGAGGCGAGCGTCTACGTCAACCGGCAGCTCGTGGGCACGCACCAGGGCGGCTACGACGCGTTCAGCTTCGACATCACCGGCAACCTCAATGGTGGCACCAACGAGATCATCGTCGGTGTGTATGACGCGACGGACGCGAGCGGCCAGGCCGTGGGCAAGCAGACCAACAACCCCCAGGGCATCGAGTACACGCCCGCCTCGGGCATCTGGCAGACGGTGTGGCTGGAGCCCACCCCCGCGGCGCGCATCACCCGGCTGGACATGACGCCGGACGTGGCCGGCGGCGCGCTTCGCCTCACGGTGCAGGGCGCCGGCGTGGCGGGCCAGACGGTGGAGGCGGTGGCCTTCGATGGCGCCACCCAGGTGGCCAGCGTCACCGGCGCCGTGGGCTCGGAGATCCGCCTCCCGGTGCCCAACGCCAAGCTGTGGAGCCCCGACAGCCCCTTCCTCTACGACCTGCGCGTGTCGCTCAAGAGCGGCGCCACGGTGGTGGACCAAGTGACGAGCTACTTCGGCATGCGCTCGGTGGGGCTCAAGCTGGTGGGCGGCGTGCTGCGCCCGGTGCTCAACGGCCAGTTCGTCTTCCAGGTGGGCACGCTGGACCAGGGCTACTGGCCGGATGGCGTCTACACCGCGCCCACGGACGCGGCGCTCAAGTTCGACATCCAGAAGCACAAGGACCTGGGCTTCAACCTCATCCGCAAGCACATCAAGGTCGAGCCCCAGCGCTGGTTCTACTGGGCCGACAAGCTCGGCATCCTCGTGTGGCAGGACATGCCGTGCATGGACTCGGGCAGGACGCCCACCACCGCCGCGCGCACCCAGTTCGAGCTGGAGATGCGCGAGATGATCGACGAGCACCGCAACTCTCCCTCCGTCATCGCCTGGGTCATCCAGAACGAGGGCTGGGGCCAGTATGACCAGGCGCGGCTGGCCTCGCTGGCCAAGGGCTGGGATCCGAGCCGGCTCGTGGACAACATGAGCGGCATCAACTGCTGCGGCGCCGTGGACGGTGGCAACGGCGACTTCGCGGACTGGCACGTCTACGTGGGTCCGGGCTCCCCGCCCGCCTCGGCCACGCGCGCCGCGGTGCTGGGCGAGTTCGGCGGTCTGGGCCTGAAGATCGACGGCCACTGGTGGAGCCCCAACGGGCAGGTCTTCGTCTACGAGATGATGCCCGACAGCGCCACGCTCACCAGCCGCTACGTGGGGCTCGTGCACGGCCTGCAGACGCTGATGAACCGGCCGGGCCTCAACGCCTCCGTCTACACGGAGATCACCGACGTGGAGGGCGAGCTCAACGGCTTCTTCACCTATGACCGCGCCATCCTCAAGGTGGACGCCGCCCAGGTGCGCACGGCCCACCTGAACCTCATCGCCGCGTCCAAGGCGCTCAACAGCCAGGGCCTGCTCGGCTCGGGCGCACACCGCTCGCTGCAGGTGATGTCGCCCGGCTACACCCACCGCTACCTGCGCCACATCGAGAGCCTGGGCGTCACCGAGGCCGTGGACGGCTCCGCCAACGCCACGCTCAAGCAGGACACCACCTTCCGGATCGTCCCCGGCCTGGCGGACTCCGCCTGCTACTCCTTCGAGCCGCGCAACTTCCCCGGCAGCTACCTGCGCCACTTCAACAGCCGCATCCGCCGCGACCCGCGCGACGGCTCGGCGCAGTTCGACCAGGACGCCACCTTCTGCGCCCGCGCGGCGCTGGACGGCTCCGCCACGGGCGTGTCCTTCGAGTCCAAGAACAAGCCCGGCTTCTACCTGCGCCACCGCAACAGCGAGGCTTGGGTGGACGCGCTGGAGAACACCCCGGGCTTCCGCCAGGACGCGACGTGGGGCATCGCCTCGCCCTGGTGGCGCAGCGAGGCCAACGCGCCCCAGGGCACGTACCAGTCCCTCCAGGTGACGACGGCGGGCTACACCAACCGCTACCTGCGCCACCTCGACAGCCTCGGCTTCACCGAGGTGGTGGATGGCGGCAGCACGGTGGTGCTCAAGCAGGACGCGACCTTCAAGCTCGTGCCCGGCCTGTCCGAGTCCAGCTGCTACTCCTTCGAGTCGCGCAACTACCCGGGCCAGTACCTGCGCCACTCCAACAGCCGCGTGCGCAAGGACGTCCGCGACGGCTCGACGCTCTTCGACCAGGACGCCACCTTCTGTGCCCGGCCGGGCCTCAATGGCGGTGGCGTCTCGTTCGAGTCCTACAACTTCCCCGGCAAGTACCTGCGCCACTACGCCGCCGAGGTGTGGCTGGCGTCGGGGTTCGGGCTCAACTGGGACTCGGCCGGCGGCTTCAACGCGGACGCGACCTGGAATGTCGCGGCGCCGTGGGCCCCCTGA
- a CDS encoding membrane dipeptidase — MTSMLRFTLLGWMLCTASSAIAAPYWGTFQKDRCTDSGRRQYSAQLLNVPRNTSWESACQATGATVAGYAFLHPTRCTNKGTAGMWGEFEVVDTTCTPVTECSAPPPAGTFSKPGNNGAVSCDAFCANRDANWGQRGACVKGQVTSGPHAGTCVSCDDVAADQGDTAVTCYCKAPAKGFADLHSHQFANLAFGGKAFFGKAYGPLSTALPWCDSVHGPGGTRDSFGSIMATLGYGSGGVGHLVGGSPQFDGWPRWNSYTHQSMYEDWLSRAVQGGLRLMVMLAVNNQDLLGFPIYAEKAPGRTGEDMEAVDLQIAEAYNMQSYIDSKAGGAGLGWYRIVKSPAEARAVIAQGKLAVVLGAEVDYLFDCRRDGACTAAYVEARLDHYQALGLRHLYPVHFKQNAFGGPALTNLITQGDSRDCSQEGYEYKRDITKAPICGAQGLTSLGRTLVRGMMRRKMLIDIDHMSKRAFDDTLAMVEPYGYPVVSGHTTLFETARGGKRHEGSLKAEQLQRIRDVGGMVSLIVEQGSRDEVPTWRGTGQPVVEHQCGNTSQSWAQAYLYLTQQLSGMPVGFGTDFNGLAGLPSPRFGGEACHGGSSAQQVARTRYPLSIAVENSPTKLERSVVGGKVFDINEDGLAHVGLLPDFIADLHRQGLRSQDLDPLMNSAEGYLQVWERAEARGASVP; from the coding sequence ATGACGAGCATGCTTCGCTTCACCCTGCTGGGGTGGATGCTGTGTACCGCTTCCTCGGCGATCGCCGCTCCCTATTGGGGCACGTTCCAGAAGGATCGCTGCACGGACTCGGGCCGGCGCCAGTACTCGGCTCAGCTGCTGAACGTGCCGCGCAACACCTCGTGGGAGAGCGCGTGCCAGGCCACCGGCGCCACCGTCGCGGGCTACGCCTTCCTGCACCCCACCCGCTGCACGAACAAGGGCACCGCCGGCATGTGGGGCGAGTTCGAGGTGGTCGACACCACCTGCACCCCCGTGACGGAGTGCAGCGCCCCCCCGCCGGCGGGCACCTTCTCGAAGCCTGGCAACAACGGCGCGGTGAGCTGCGATGCCTTCTGCGCCAACCGGGACGCCAACTGGGGCCAGCGCGGCGCGTGCGTGAAGGGGCAGGTGACGAGCGGCCCGCATGCGGGCACCTGCGTGTCCTGCGACGACGTGGCCGCTGACCAGGGCGACACCGCCGTCACCTGCTACTGCAAGGCACCCGCGAAGGGCTTCGCGGATCTGCACTCGCACCAGTTCGCCAACCTCGCCTTCGGGGGGAAGGCCTTTTTCGGCAAGGCGTACGGCCCTCTGTCCACCGCGCTGCCCTGGTGCGACAGCGTCCATGGGCCTGGAGGGACACGAGACTCCTTCGGCAGCATCATGGCGACCCTGGGCTATGGCTCGGGCGGAGTGGGCCACCTGGTGGGCGGCTCCCCGCAGTTCGACGGCTGGCCTCGCTGGAACAGCTACACGCACCAGTCCATGTATGAGGACTGGCTCTCCCGTGCCGTGCAGGGCGGCCTGCGGCTGATGGTGATGCTGGCCGTCAACAACCAGGACCTGCTCGGCTTCCCCATCTACGCGGAGAAGGCGCCGGGCCGCACGGGCGAGGACATGGAGGCGGTGGACCTGCAGATCGCCGAGGCCTACAACATGCAGAGCTACATTGACTCGAAGGCCGGCGGCGCGGGGTTGGGTTGGTACCGCATCGTGAAGTCGCCCGCGGAGGCTCGAGCCGTCATCGCTCAGGGCAAGCTCGCGGTGGTGCTGGGCGCGGAGGTGGACTACCTCTTCGACTGTCGCCGCGACGGCGCGTGCACCGCCGCCTATGTGGAGGCGCGGTTGGACCACTACCAGGCGCTGGGCCTGCGTCACCTGTACCCCGTCCACTTCAAGCAGAACGCCTTCGGAGGCCCGGCGCTCACCAACCTCATCACCCAGGGGGACTCGCGCGACTGCTCCCAGGAGGGCTACGAGTACAAGCGGGACATCACCAAGGCCCCCATCTGCGGCGCGCAGGGGCTCACGAGCCTGGGCCGCACGCTGGTGCGCGGGATGATGCGCCGGAAGATGCTGATCGACATCGATCACATGTCGAAACGGGCCTTCGACGACACCCTGGCGATGGTGGAGCCCTACGGCTACCCGGTGGTGAGCGGCCACACCACGCTGTTCGAGACAGCCCGCGGCGGCAAGCGCCACGAGGGCAGCCTCAAGGCCGAGCAGCTCCAGCGCATCCGCGATGTGGGAGGCATGGTGTCGCTCATCGTGGAGCAGGGCTCGCGAGACGAGGTGCCCACCTGGCGCGGCACGGGCCAGCCGGTGGTGGAGCACCAGTGCGGCAACACCTCGCAGAGCTGGGCGCAGGCGTATCTCTATCTCACGCAGCAGCTGAGCGGGATGCCGGTGGGCTTCGGCACGGACTTCAACGGCCTGGCCGGCCTGCCGAGCCCGCGCTTCGGCGGCGAGGCCTGCCACGGCGGCAGCTCCGCCCAGCAGGTGGCCCGCACGCGCTACCCGCTGAGCATCGCGGTGGAGAACAGCCCCACGAAGCTGGAGCGCAGTGTGGTGGGCGGCAAGGTCTTCGACATCAACGAGGACGGACTGGCCCACGTCGGCCTGCTCCCGGACTTCATCGCGGACTTGCACCGCCAGGGTCTCCGTAGCCAGGACCTGGATCCGCTGATGAACTCGGCCGAGGGCTACCTCCAGGTGTGGGAGCGCGCCGAGGCCCGCGGCGCCAGCGTGCCGTAG
- a CDS encoding endonuclease/exonuclease/phosphatase family protein — protein MTHSPAPLIKRFVPLMGAALAVMVTSGAALASVQPAPAPKVAAMANEQLRVVTANLAFRGPDAVRNDWNTIGPEADIVFVQEAKNVRLRDILGDGWAVRQDTSSEDRQGSAVVIRKSAVKSIGELQLVKGVDANDCDSPQGGIMTRWIAQVDVQLNNNRWIRTASLHLPPARCQTGLGSPYAVMADNVVAFAKRSGRILVLGADWNKVVDDDPNDIGARTGLKPRGPDTGTRIDGFYVSPEISTNDLRHLPQTGSDHRPVRMTIAVPAP, from the coding sequence ATGACCCACAGTCCCGCGCCGCTGATCAAACGATTCGTCCCCCTGATGGGGGCGGCACTCGCCGTGATGGTGACATCCGGTGCGGCGCTCGCCAGCGTTCAACCGGCGCCCGCGCCGAAAGTCGCGGCCATGGCCAACGAGCAGTTGCGCGTGGTGACGGCCAACCTCGCGTTCCGTGGCCCCGATGCGGTTCGCAACGACTGGAACACGATCGGGCCCGAGGCCGACATCGTGTTCGTTCAGGAGGCCAAGAACGTCCGGCTGCGCGACATCCTGGGTGACGGCTGGGCTGTTCGCCAGGACACGTCGTCAGAGGACCGGCAGGGCAGTGCCGTGGTGATCCGCAAGTCGGCGGTCAAGAGCATCGGTGAACTGCAATTGGTGAAGGGAGTCGATGCCAACGACTGCGACTCTCCGCAGGGAGGCATCATGACCCGGTGGATTGCCCAGGTGGATGTTCAGTTGAACAACAACCGATGGATCCGCACCGCGTCGTTGCACCTGCCTCCGGCGCGTTGTCAGACCGGACTCGGCAGTCCCTATGCCGTCATGGCGGACAATGTCGTGGCTTTCGCGAAGCGCAGCGGGCGCATACTCGTCCTTGGCGCGGACTGGAACAAGGTGGTCGACGACGATCCGAATGACATCGGTGCTCGCACCGGGCTGAAGCCGCGTGGACCCGATACGGGCACGCGTATCGACGGCTTCTACGTGTCGCCCGAGATCAGCACCAACGACCTGCGCCACCTGCCTCAGACCGGCAGTGATCACCGGCCGGTGCGAATGACGATCGCGGTGCCCGCGCCGTAG
- a CDS encoding sensor histidine kinase yields MSWRMVFVFCLLSLRPPQAVAQEARPAGKSVLLLIPEDTALPAMATLVASLRSSLWEAQDGPITLDVESLDLGWARGSAYTHALHTWYLAKYRERRPDALIAFRSDAIQLALQLRRELWPDIPMIVLSEDERLWEQQPRPERVAGLWLHYDMRATAELALRLLPGTRRLALVNGSSPWERAQQEQMVRELQPLLARRGLEFIDLSNLPLAELLERARTLPEDTTVLTFTFMTDPSGKPFVGREIARMLLSASNRPCFALHDTVLGLGFVGGALVSYEAVGQQLGVLTSRVLRGEQEEFLAPLKPAPVDTLTVDARALRRWGIPRDRVPPGVRLAFDEPTLWERYRWWVLGALTISGLQALVAGGLVVERRRRMRAQAELLERQRLEKLAEMEARRTLDQLAHVSRVAALGELAASLAHELNQPLAAILSNAQAARRLLNATPAQLDEVREALGDIISDDKRAGEVIHRMRALLKRGEPRQELHSLNDLVCEVARLLANDMHLRGTTLRLALAPSLPAVQGDGIQLQQVVLNLLINAMDAMADVPAGQRQLRVHTASPGPGQVELSVQDSGGGIEPSRLALIFEPFYSTKEHGLGMGLSISRSIVEAHGGRLRAESLPGQGALLRCVLPAARTESSP; encoded by the coding sequence ATGTCCTGGCGCATGGTCTTTGTCTTCTGCCTCCTATCGCTGCGGCCCCCCCAGGCGGTGGCCCAGGAGGCGCGTCCGGCTGGAAAGTCCGTGCTCCTGCTCATTCCCGAGGATACGGCACTGCCCGCCATGGCGACGCTCGTCGCCAGTCTCCGCTCCTCCTTGTGGGAGGCCCAGGACGGCCCGATCACCCTGGATGTCGAGAGCCTGGATCTAGGTTGGGCCCGCGGGTCTGCCTACACACACGCCCTGCACACCTGGTATCTGGCCAAGTACCGGGAGCGTCGGCCGGATGCCCTTATCGCCTTCCGCTCCGACGCCATCCAGTTGGCCCTGCAGCTGCGCCGGGAGCTGTGGCCGGATATCCCGATGATCGTCCTCTCCGAGGACGAGCGGCTCTGGGAGCAGCAGCCTCGCCCGGAGCGGGTGGCGGGCCTCTGGCTGCATTATGACATGCGGGCCACCGCGGAGCTGGCCCTGCGGCTGCTGCCCGGCACACGGAGGCTGGCGCTCGTCAACGGCTCCAGTCCCTGGGAGCGCGCTCAGCAGGAGCAGATGGTGCGAGAGCTGCAACCGCTGCTGGCGCGGCGGGGGCTGGAGTTCATCGACCTGAGCAACCTGCCGCTGGCCGAGCTGCTCGAGCGCGCGAGGACCCTGCCGGAGGACACCACGGTCCTCACCTTCACCTTCATGACCGATCCCAGCGGGAAACCCTTCGTGGGGCGCGAGATCGCGCGCATGTTGCTCTCCGCCAGCAACCGGCCCTGCTTCGCCCTCCACGACACCGTCCTGGGTCTGGGGTTCGTCGGCGGAGCGCTCGTCAGCTACGAGGCCGTGGGCCAACAGCTGGGCGTGCTCACCTCCCGCGTGTTGCGCGGAGAGCAGGAGGAATTCCTCGCGCCCCTGAAGCCGGCACCCGTGGACACGCTGACGGTCGATGCCCGCGCGCTGCGGCGCTGGGGCATCCCCCGCGATCGGGTGCCTCCCGGAGTGCGGCTCGCCTTCGACGAGCCCACGCTCTGGGAGCGCTACCGCTGGTGGGTTCTGGGAGCCCTGACGATCAGCGGCCTGCAGGCGCTGGTGGCCGGGGGGCTCGTGGTGGAGCGCCGCCGCCGCATGCGTGCCCAGGCCGAGCTCCTCGAGCGCCAACGCTTGGAGAAGCTCGCGGAGATGGAGGCGCGTCGGACCCTGGATCAGCTGGCCCACGTGAGCCGGGTGGCCGCCCTGGGCGAGCTGGCCGCCTCACTGGCTCATGAGCTCAACCAGCCCCTGGCCGCCATCCTCAGCAACGCCCAGGCCGCACGCCGCCTGCTGAACGCCACCCCCGCGCAGCTGGACGAGGTGCGCGAGGCCCTCGGGGACATCATCTCCGACGACAAGCGCGCGGGCGAAGTCATTCATCGCATGCGCGCGCTGCTCAAGCGGGGGGAGCCCCGGCAGGAGCTCCACTCGCTCAATGACCTGGTGTGCGAGGTGGCGCGCCTGCTGGCCAACGACATGCACTTGCGCGGCACGACCCTGCGGCTGGCGCTGGCCCCGTCGCTGCCCGCCGTCCAGGGGGACGGAATCCAGCTCCAACAGGTGGTGCTCAACCTGCTCATCAACGCCATGGATGCCATGGCCGATGTCCCCGCGGGCCAGCGCCAGCTGCGGGTCCACACCGCCTCGCCAGGCCCGGGGCAGGTGGAGCTGAGCGTGCAGGACTCGGGAGGAGGGATCGAGCCGTCGCGGCTGGCCCTCATCTTCGAGCCCTTCTACTCCACCAAGGAGCACGGGCTGGGCATGGGGCTGTCCATCAGCCGCTCCATCGTCGAGGCGCACGGCGGCCGCTTGCGAGCCGAGAGCCTTCCGGGACAGGGGGCTCTGTTACGGTGCGTGCTTCCCGCGGCGCGCACGGAGTCCTCGCCATGA
- a CDS encoding PKD domain-containing protein gives MPKSKQLSSRLSSARRAWPTLAALALAAIAPTAHADSMVYGGGPFYSGGTAVMDDLRNSGFTTVMLWSFHIEDNGDLVYNDIPVVKNGAYIGDPAWPARLATLKTAPTSVNRIEVSIGAWGVPDFERMIKLVNGTAAGCGSTLVCGTGSNSILYRNFQVLKTVTGATAVNFDDESAYNLAPTTQFGQMLIGLGYKITFAPYTNQSFWRSLKDNLGSAVDNIYLQVYDGGAGNNPASWNTAMGMTVDPGLWSRHGTNCGSGDSPATVQSKMSNWKATAGIGGGFMWLYDDIQKCWSQGTTAQYAAAINTAVSGNTPPVANFGVTVSGLTATFSDSSSDSDGSITSRSWNFGDGSGSTTTNPSRVYASAGNYNVSLTVTDNGGASHTKTQTVSVGAGYANLALNKPVTSSTACNSSETPAKAVNGSVSGGTTDKFCSLTSPSWLQVDLGSAQTVSSFVVKHAGAGGESSTWNTRAFTIQTSSNGSTWSTPVTVTNNTANTSTHSISATSARYIKLNVTTPSQNGDPATRIYEFEVR, from the coding sequence ATGCCAAAGTCGAAGCAACTCTCATCCCGCCTCAGTTCCGCCCGCCGAGCCTGGCCGACGCTCGCCGCCCTCGCCCTGGCCGCGATCGCGCCGACGGCCCATGCCGATTCGATGGTCTACGGCGGCGGCCCGTTCTATTCCGGTGGCACCGCGGTGATGGACGACCTGCGCAACTCGGGCTTCACCACCGTGATGCTGTGGAGCTTCCACATCGAGGACAACGGTGACCTCGTCTACAACGACATCCCGGTGGTCAAGAACGGCGCCTACATTGGCGACCCGGCCTGGCCAGCGCGGCTGGCCACGCTCAAGACCGCGCCGACCTCGGTCAATCGCATCGAAGTATCGATCGGCGCCTGGGGCGTTCCCGATTTCGAGCGCATGATCAAGCTGGTCAACGGCACCGCCGCCGGTTGCGGCAGCACCCTCGTCTGCGGCACCGGCAGCAACAGCATCCTGTACCGCAATTTCCAAGTGCTGAAGACCGTCACGGGCGCCACCGCGGTCAACTTCGATGACGAGAGCGCCTACAACCTCGCCCCGACCACCCAGTTCGGGCAGATGCTGATCGGCCTGGGCTACAAGATCACCTTCGCGCCCTACACCAATCAGAGCTTCTGGAGGAGCCTCAAGGACAACCTCGGCAGCGCGGTCGACAACATCTACCTGCAGGTGTACGACGGCGGCGCCGGCAACAATCCGGCGAGCTGGAACACCGCGATGGGCATGACCGTCGACCCGGGCCTGTGGTCGCGCCACGGCACCAACTGCGGCAGCGGCGACAGTCCGGCCACGGTGCAGAGCAAGATGAGCAACTGGAAGGCCACCGCCGGCATCGGAGGCGGCTTCATGTGGCTGTATGACGATATCCAGAAGTGCTGGTCGCAGGGAACGACCGCGCAGTACGCGGCGGCGATCAACACCGCGGTCAGCGGCAACACCCCGCCCGTGGCCAATTTCGGTGTCACCGTGAGCGGATTGACCGCGACCTTCAGCGACTCCTCCAGCGACAGCGACGGCAGCATCACCTCGCGCAGCTGGAATTTCGGCGACGGCAGCGGCTCGACCACGACGAATCCCAGCCGGGTCTACGCCAGTGCCGGCAACTACAACGTCAGCCTGACCGTGACCGACAACGGCGGCGCCAGCCACACCAAGACCCAGACCGTCTCGGTCGGTGCCGGCTACGCCAACCTGGCGCTCAACAAACCGGTGACCAGCTCAACCGCCTGCAACAGCAGCGAAACGCCGGCCAAGGCGGTCAACGGCAGCGTCTCCGGCGGCACCACCGACAAGTTCTGCTCGTTGACCTCTCCGTCCTGGTTGCAGGTCGATCTCGGCTCGGCACAGACCGTCAGCAGCTTCGTGGTCAAGCACGCCGGCGCGGGCGGCGAATCGAGCACCTGGAACACCCGGGCCTTCACCATCCAGACCTCCAGCAACGGCAGCACTTGGAGCACCCCGGTGACGGTGACCAACAACACCGCCAACACCTCGACCCACTCGATCAGCGCCACCTCGGCGCGCTACATCAAGCTCAACGTGACCACCCCGTCCCAGAACGGCGACCCCGCGACGCGCATCTACGAATTCGAGGTGCGCTGA
- a CDS encoding DUF5953 family protein — MPATQENDIAIIVYAPALVGADSRPLAVVDGMERAFPGLRLEWTISREGKLVRLPPRESWIAQGRSTGRGFRLICNGDERYRVTVSGWESPAGTSPGGQAQFEVHAALPLNATGIAVAADMLEAVAEGARAFWGRVDPDGIAVTVSEQFRHSGEEPHVPPKGLPSLKLPWELPAPEIPHYLGWLNYWSAAAARAIGFPDPARDSELLSRSRRTATGGWVVQLTDAPLDLDNPAHLDALKRAYERFPEIGGRVAP; from the coding sequence ATGCCTGCAACGCAAGAAAACGACATTGCTATTATCGTCTACGCGCCTGCGCTCGTAGGCGCCGACAGCCGCCCTTTGGCTGTTGTTGATGGAATGGAACGCGCGTTCCCTGGTTTACGCCTGGAGTGGACGATTTCTCGCGAGGGGAAGCTGGTCCGGCTACCGCCGCGCGAGTCATGGATCGCCCAAGGGAGGTCGACCGGAAGGGGGTTTCGGCTCATTTGCAATGGCGACGAGCGCTACCGGGTAACGGTGTCTGGATGGGAAAGCCCCGCGGGCACCTCGCCGGGTGGTCAGGCACAGTTTGAAGTCCATGCGGCCCTGCCGCTCAACGCAACCGGCATCGCAGTGGCAGCGGACATGCTAGAAGCTGTTGCGGAGGGCGCTCGCGCGTTCTGGGGGCGCGTGGATCCGGATGGGATAGCCGTGACAGTCTCGGAGCAGTTTCGCCATTCGGGGGAGGAGCCGCATGTCCCGCCTAAAGGGCTGCCCTCGCTCAAACTCCCATGGGAACTCCCCGCGCCTGAGATTCCGCATTACCTGGGGTGGCTGAACTACTGGTCGGCAGCCGCCGCACGGGCCATCGGCTTTCCGGACCCGGCCCGCGACTCGGAGCTGCTTTCGCGCTCGCGGCGTACAGCGACGGGCGGGTGGGTCGTGCAGCTCACGGACGCGCCGCTCGACCTGGACAACCCTGCCCACCTTGACGCGCTCAAACGGGCCTACGAGCGCTTCCCGGAGATCGGCGGGCGCGTAGCCCCTTGA
- a CDS encoding B3/B4 domain-containing protein — translation MTIQGMDNTGDSEGLAAELRAAEADFRARVPDEEKLGEDARIRAWREAYQAFKVNPKKFKPSAEALLRRVVKGSQVPWISKAVNAYLLAELFYLLPVGGYDLRGVQGDVVLRLSPGSEPFRAIGASEEEHTDAGEVVYADDAKVLTRRWNFRDCDAAKVETASRDIALFVEAPSALVRTEDLVGLTQLIGQKIQQYCGGTIRTGLLDPKQATSIALPL, via the coding sequence GTGACGATCCAGGGAATGGACAACACGGGCGACAGCGAGGGATTGGCCGCGGAGCTGCGCGCGGCCGAGGCGGACTTCCGCGCCCGCGTGCCGGACGAGGAGAAGCTGGGCGAGGACGCGCGCATCCGCGCCTGGCGCGAGGCCTATCAGGCCTTCAAGGTCAACCCGAAGAAGTTCAAGCCCAGCGCCGAGGCGCTGCTGCGCCGCGTCGTCAAGGGCTCGCAGGTGCCGTGGATCAGCAAGGCCGTCAATGCCTACCTGCTGGCGGAGCTGTTCTACCTGCTGCCGGTGGGCGGGTATGACCTCCGGGGCGTCCAGGGAGACGTCGTGCTGCGGCTGTCGCCGGGCAGCGAGCCCTTCCGGGCCATCGGCGCGAGCGAGGAGGAGCACACCGACGCGGGCGAGGTGGTGTACGCGGACGACGCCAAGGTGCTCACGCGCCGGTGGAACTTCCGCGACTGCGATGCGGCCAAGGTGGAGACGGCCTCGCGCGACATCGCCCTGTTCGTGGAGGCACCCTCCGCCCTGGTGCGGACCGAGGACCTCGTGGGACTCACCCAGCTCATCGGCCAGAAGATCCAGCAGTACTGCGGCGGGACGATCCGCACCGGGCTGCTCGATCCCAAGCAGGCCACGAGCATCGCCCTGCCCCTCTAA